Proteins encoded in a region of the Panthera uncia isolate 11264 chromosome B2 unlocalized genomic scaffold, Puncia_PCG_1.0 HiC_scaffold_24, whole genome shotgun sequence genome:
- the SMIM8 gene encoding small integral membrane protein 8: protein MSSAPESPGFKKEPPKEKDFKNPGLRGVRTTTLFRAVNPELFIKPNKPVMAFGLITLSLCVAYIGYLHASQENTKDLYEAIDSEGHSYMRRKTSKWD from the exons ATGTCTTCAGCACCAGAGTCTCCCGGCTTTAAAAAGGAACCACCCAAAGAGAAAGACTTTAAAAACCCAGGGCTCAGAGGAGTCCGCACGACAACCTTATTTCGGGCTGTGAATCCAGAGCTGTTCATTAAACCC AACAAACCTGTAATGGCTTTTGGACTGATAACCCTTTCCCTTTGCGTGGCTTATATTGGTTATCTACATGCATCCCAAGAGAATACAAAGGATCTCTACGAAGCTATTGATAGTGAGGGACACAGTTATATGAGGAGGAAAACATCTAAATGGGATTAA